A genomic window from Flavobacterium johnsoniae includes:
- a CDS encoding sugar porter family MFS transporter, whose product MKKSIFAAFVVSLGGFLFGFDAGIISGVMSYVGPEFNLNDFQTGWVVSSPSFTAMFAMLISGRLSDIIGRKKLLILASFLYALSIVLSAYSFSYEMLYIARMIGGIAFGIALVIAPTYIAEVSLAENRGKLVSIQQLNIVLGFFAAFLSNYYINYLHTSGQTSFLTEANVWRWMLGIVIVPSIIYYIFLFFVPESPRWLFTQKRDDEARKVLVSMHGIEKAKLETETILESLKVDNQNTEKLKIKDLFKPALKFVFTVGLVIGILQQITGINAIYFYATSIFKQTGIGNDASFSSGVLLSFITVAFTIVAMFLIDKMGRRPLLLVGIAGIAISMALCAYGFKEAKYQLTLDKITLLEDSISVKLKPIAGKVYENDIAFKNEMKTLLGDQIYAKNEGTILEMATQMNAVLVLVGVMGFIACFAFSLGPVMWVLLSELYPNRYRGLAIGVIGFVNGFVSWIVQQVFPWELSNLGNAFTFSIFGAIALIGFFILYKILPETKGKSLEQIEIDFVK is encoded by the coding sequence ATGAAAAAATCAATATTTGCCGCTTTTGTAGTTTCTTTAGGAGGATTTTTGTTTGGTTTTGATGCCGGAATTATTTCTGGAGTCATGTCTTACGTTGGTCCCGAATTTAATCTGAACGATTTTCAAACAGGCTGGGTGGTAAGTTCGCCTTCTTTTACGGCAATGTTTGCCATGCTGATTTCAGGACGTTTAAGCGATATAATCGGAAGAAAAAAATTACTGATTCTTGCGTCTTTTTTATATGCTTTATCCATCGTTTTATCTGCTTATAGTTTTTCTTATGAAATGCTTTACATCGCCCGTATGATTGGCGGAATAGCATTTGGAATCGCTTTGGTAATTGCACCAACTTATATTGCCGAAGTTTCTTTGGCAGAAAACAGAGGAAAATTAGTTTCCATTCAGCAACTCAATATTGTATTAGGATTTTTTGCTGCTTTTTTGAGCAATTATTACATCAATTATCTGCATACTTCTGGGCAAACGAGTTTTCTAACAGAAGCAAATGTTTGGCGTTGGATGCTCGGAATTGTGATTGTTCCGTCTATTATCTATTATATTTTCTTGTTTTTTGTGCCTGAAAGTCCGCGTTGGTTATTTACCCAAAAAAGAGATGATGAAGCTAGAAAAGTTTTGGTTTCCATGCATGGAATAGAAAAAGCCAAATTAGAAACTGAAACTATTTTAGAAAGTTTAAAAGTAGACAATCAAAATACGGAAAAACTAAAAATAAAAGACCTTTTTAAACCCGCATTAAAGTTCGTTTTTACGGTCGGATTGGTCATTGGAATTTTACAGCAAATTACCGGAATCAATGCGATTTATTTTTACGCAACATCTATTTTTAAACAAACCGGAATTGGCAATGATGCATCTTTTTCTTCGGGAGTTTTATTGAGTTTTATAACGGTAGCTTTTACGATTGTAGCCATGTTTTTAATTGATAAAATGGGGCGTCGTCCTTTGTTATTAGTTGGTATTGCTGGAATTGCAATTAGTATGGCTTTGTGCGCGTACGGATTTAAAGAAGCAAAATACCAATTGACTTTAGATAAAATAACGCTTTTAGAAGATTCAATTTCAGTAAAATTAAAACCCATTGCAGGCAAAGTTTACGAGAATGATATTGCTTTTAAAAACGAAATGAAAACGCTTTTAGGAGATCAGATTTATGCTAAAAATGAAGGGACAATTTTAGAAATGGCAACTCAAATGAATGCCGTTTTGGTTTTAGTCGGCGTGATGGGTTTTATTGCTTGTTTTGCTTTTTCGCTTGGTCCAGTAATGTGGGTTTTATTATCCGAATTATATCCAAATCGTTACCGCGGTTTGGCAATTGGCGTAATCGGTTTTGTAAACGGATTTGTTAGCTGGATTGTGCAGCAGGTTTTTCCTTGGGAATTATCCAATTTAGGCAACGCATTTACGTTTTCTATTTTTGGCGCAATTGCATTAATCGGTTTCTTCATATTGTATAAAATCTTGCCCGAAACCAAAGGAAAATCATTAGAACAAATAGAAATTGATTTCGTAAAATAA
- a CDS encoding glycoside hydrolase family 43 protein has protein sequence MIQNPILKGFNPDPSICRVGDDYYIATSTFEWFPGVQIHHSKDLKNWKVVAHPLNRISQLDMKGVPDSCGVWAPCLSYKNGVFYLVYTNVKSFDGVWKDTPNYVVTTNDILGNWSEPVYLTSAGFDGSFFHDNDGKTWYINMLVDHRNGKFFGGIELQEYDTEVQKLVGEIFYLTSGTDLGFTEGPHLYKRNDYYYLILAEGGTEYGHAETVMRSRNISGPYENHPENPILTARNSPEYELQKAGHASFVETQNGDWYVTFLVSRPLTVQGRCILGRETAIEEIVWKNDWPYLNSGSNLPRLEIPSPNLKEVVFDESPKRENFDADTLPIDFQTLRIPQSEEWISLTERPGFLRLKGKESLTSTHTQALVARRLQHFKAEITTSIRFEPTKFQHLAGLVLYYNTGHYHYLHVTKSGNQKILSIVSCCNYKIIEQKEIIIVTGIQEILLKATINHDKLQFLFSKDGSHFEKIGEKLDMSILSDDYVRDESERYRPAFTGCLVGLCCQDLATNSVHADFDWFEYTILDC, from the coding sequence ATGATTCAGAACCCAATTTTAAAAGGTTTCAATCCAGATCCTTCAATTTGTAGAGTAGGAGATGACTATTACATCGCAACATCCACATTTGAATGGTTTCCGGGTGTGCAGATTCATCATTCAAAAGATTTAAAAAATTGGAAAGTAGTTGCGCATCCGCTCAATCGAATTTCGCAATTGGATATGAAAGGAGTTCCTGATTCCTGCGGGGTTTGGGCGCCTTGTTTGTCTTATAAAAATGGTGTTTTTTATTTGGTTTACACTAATGTAAAATCGTTTGACGGCGTCTGGAAAGACACACCCAATTATGTTGTAACTACAAATGATATTTTAGGAAATTGGAGCGAACCAGTTTACTTGACATCAGCAGGTTTTGACGGTTCTTTTTTTCATGATAATGATGGAAAAACTTGGTACATTAATATGTTGGTCGATCATCGAAATGGAAAGTTTTTTGGCGGAATCGAACTTCAGGAATATGATACAGAAGTACAAAAATTAGTTGGAGAAATTTTCTATTTAACTTCTGGAACCGATTTAGGTTTTACCGAAGGTCCGCATTTGTATAAACGAAACGACTATTATTACTTAATTCTTGCCGAAGGCGGAACAGAATATGGTCATGCAGAAACCGTTATGCGTTCTAGAAACATTTCAGGACCTTATGAAAATCATCCAGAAAATCCGATTTTAACAGCGAGAAATTCGCCAGAATATGAATTGCAAAAAGCAGGACATGCTTCATTTGTAGAAACTCAAAATGGCGATTGGTATGTTACATTTTTAGTAAGTCGACCGTTAACTGTTCAGGGAAGATGTATTTTAGGAAGAGAAACCGCAATTGAAGAAATCGTTTGGAAAAATGATTGGCCGTATTTGAATTCAGGTTCCAATTTGCCTCGTTTAGAAATTCCTTCTCCAAACTTAAAAGAAGTTGTCTTTGACGAAAGTCCCAAAAGAGAAAATTTTGATGCCGATACATTGCCGATAGATTTTCAAACCTTAAGAATTCCACAATCAGAAGAATGGATTTCTTTAACTGAGCGCCCAGGATTTTTACGTTTAAAAGGAAAAGAATCGCTTACGTCTACACATACGCAAGCTTTGGTAGCGAGAAGATTACAACATTTTAAAGCGGAAATTACGACTTCTATACGTTTTGAACCGACAAAGTTTCAGCATTTAGCGGGATTAGTTTTGTATTATAATACGGGACATTATCATTATTTGCATGTAACAAAAAGTGGAAATCAAAAGATTCTTTCAATTGTAAGTTGTTGTAATTATAAAATAATTGAACAAAAAGAAATTATTATCGTAACGGGAATTCAAGAAATACTTCTGAAAGCAACCATTAACCATGATAAATTGCAATTTCTATTTAGTAAAGATGGAAGCCATTTTGAAAAAATCGGAGAAAAACTAGATATGAGCATTTTGTCAGACGATTATGTACGTGACGAAAGCGAACGTTACCGTCCAGCTTTTACGGGATGTTTGGTCGGATTATGTTGTCAGGATTTGGCAACGAATTCTGTTCATGCCGATTTTGATTGGTTTGAGTACACAATTTTAGATTGTTGA
- a CDS encoding glycoside hydrolase family 26 protein, producing MKLRYIMIIGLCFFLVNCKQQSSNEKAKILEKKEQKRAKFEPKDGEVILFIGQENDALGGTEKDKNGYFDHFPAPGGFTMYTDIMPGVTEEFDGHSFTYSGLNGIYETADWGDGPENMSLQLNDADFKNSALAIGLAIIDTEVKIASGELDSYIKKMGEFFKSLGKRPVFLRIGFEFDGPWNRYERVAYINAFRHIKDKLDEQGVKNVAYVWQSKGFESTLEDLEKWYPGDNYVDWCGFSFFNNYKQENMIAFAKAKNKPVFICEAAPTSTDWKNDPKGNTGLTKEMKLSNPEQAKMAWEEWFVPFFKTINDNPKTVKAISYINANWKDKPRWKVNPTFKGIDSRLQLSDFITKKWNEEVGKDKYLKASPELFDQLYN from the coding sequence ATGAAATTACGATATATAATGATTATTGGTCTTTGTTTTTTCCTAGTGAATTGTAAGCAGCAATCTTCTAATGAAAAAGCAAAAATACTTGAAAAAAAAGAACAAAAACGTGCCAAATTTGAGCCAAAAGATGGCGAAGTGATTCTGTTTATTGGTCAAGAAAATGATGCTTTGGGCGGAACGGAAAAAGATAAAAACGGTTATTTTGACCATTTTCCCGCTCCGGGCGGATTTACAATGTATACCGATATTATGCCAGGCGTAACTGAAGAATTTGATGGACATTCTTTTACGTACTCAGGCTTAAACGGAATTTACGAAACCGCAGATTGGGGAGACGGGCCAGAGAATATGTCTTTACAATTAAATGATGCTGATTTTAAAAACTCCGCTTTGGCAATTGGTTTAGCAATAATAGATACCGAAGTAAAAATTGCAAGCGGCGAATTGGATTCTTACATCAAAAAAATGGGAGAATTTTTTAAGAGTTTAGGAAAAAGACCTGTTTTTCTTAGAATTGGCTTTGAATTTGACGGTCCGTGGAATCGTTATGAAAGAGTGGCTTACATCAATGCTTTTCGACATATTAAAGACAAATTAGACGAACAAGGCGTTAAGAATGTCGCTTACGTTTGGCAGTCAAAAGGGTTTGAAAGCACTTTAGAAGATCTTGAAAAATGGTATCCGGGAGATAATTATGTCGATTGGTGCGGATTTTCATTTTTTAATAATTACAAACAGGAAAATATGATTGCTTTCGCTAAAGCCAAAAACAAACCTGTTTTTATCTGTGAAGCAGCGCCAACATCAACCGATTGGAAAAATGATCCGAAAGGAAATACAGGTTTAACAAAAGAAATGAAACTTTCTAATCCGGAACAAGCAAAAATGGCTTGGGAAGAATGGTTTGTTCCGTTTTTTAAAACCATAAACGATAATCCGAAAACGGTAAAAGCTATAAGTTACATCAATGCCAATTGGAAAGACAAACCAAGATGGAAAGTAAATCCAACTTTTAAAGGAATTGATTCCAGATTGCAATTGAGCGATTTCATTACCAAAAAATGGAATGAAGAAGTTGGCAAAGACAAATATTTAAAAGCTTCGCCAGAACTTTTTGATCAATTATACAATTAA
- a CDS encoding TonB-dependent receptor plug domain-containing protein, translating to MKYIIMLLFLGMSVNAQNSHAHHDSIKNLEEVTVKNATKKKIETEMKMAVSVDEFLSSSDNISFIKRGAYAWEPLLNNMSTERSTVTIDGMHVFGACTDKMDPITSYVESNNLSAIDIKSGQEGSLHGATVAGSIDLKRKSTPFSAQRKWNGAYQSGFEFNNKQFFNLGNVSYSSNKFVFDGSISYRKADNYFDGNDDEVKHSQYKKFNTSIGLAYKTSELSAVRVDAIFDMAKDVGFPALPMDLSLSRALITSAAYKQLFENGLVKVIDTKIYFNAIEHYMDDTTRPENLVHMDMPGWSTTYGLVSKANLKKDNYAAEIQLNAYDNLSIAEMRMYPQDRSKRTMFAYSWPWVTTRYAGLSMNNSWDLSEKSQVNLGGSLGVNYNYSKYVEFNWIFHPGAPQEKTRFLPNFHAAYQLNIDQFDFSVGAGYGHRAPSVSEGYGYYIYNSFDRYDYIGDPNLKNEISYEGNASAGFKNEKFSLQGKINYFYIQNYIIGRILSMGSPMNYQSVGVKGYTSLDYATLLNFSVNAGYDILEHLHWKGTLMYARGMDNLGGNLPFIRPLSYQTSLHFMHKNFGIQTSVNGDFEQINYSPEYGEDLTSAYTIWNLSADYSFKINKVKTTVQVGAENLLNEYYSTYADWGNIPRMGRNIFTSLKFTL from the coding sequence ATGAAATATATTATAATGCTGCTTTTTTTGGGAATGTCTGTAAACGCTCAAAATTCGCACGCACATCACGACAGCATCAAAAATTTAGAAGAAGTAACTGTAAAAAATGCCACTAAAAAGAAGATCGAAACAGAAATGAAAATGGCAGTTTCGGTTGATGAATTTTTATCTTCTTCAGATAATATAAGTTTCATAAAACGTGGAGCTTACGCTTGGGAACCTTTGCTAAATAATATGAGCACAGAACGCTCAACCGTTACAATTGACGGAATGCATGTTTTTGGCGCTTGTACCGATAAAATGGATCCGATTACGTCTTATGTAGAAAGTAATAATCTTTCGGCAATTGATATCAAATCTGGACAGGAGGGAAGTCTTCACGGTGCAACTGTTGCGGGAAGTATCGATTTAAAAAGAAAAAGCACGCCATTTAGTGCTCAAAGAAAATGGAATGGCGCGTACCAAAGCGGATTTGAATTCAACAATAAACAGTTTTTTAATCTTGGAAATGTCTCGTATTCAAGCAATAAATTTGTTTTCGACGGAAGCATTTCTTACCGAAAAGCAGACAATTATTTTGACGGAAATGATGACGAAGTAAAACATTCTCAATATAAAAAGTTCAATACTTCAATTGGATTGGCTTATAAAACAAGCGAATTGTCTGCCGTAAGAGTCGATGCAATTTTTGATATGGCTAAAGATGTTGGTTTTCCAGCGCTTCCAATGGATTTATCGCTTTCTAGAGCTTTGATCACTTCGGCTGCTTACAAACAATTATTTGAAAATGGCTTGGTAAAAGTGATAGATACAAAAATCTATTTTAATGCAATAGAACATTATATGGATGACACGACGCGTCCTGAAAATTTGGTTCACATGGATATGCCAGGCTGGAGCACGACTTATGGTTTGGTTTCTAAAGCCAATTTGAAAAAGGATAATTATGCTGCTGAAATTCAATTGAATGCATACGATAATTTGTCTATTGCAGAAATGCGAATGTATCCGCAAGATCGAAGCAAAAGAACGATGTTTGCGTACAGCTGGCCGTGGGTAACAACACGTTACGCGGGACTTTCAATGAATAATTCTTGGGATCTTTCAGAGAAAAGCCAAGTGAATTTGGGCGGTTCTTTGGGCGTGAATTACAATTACTCAAAATATGTAGAATTCAACTGGATTTTTCATCCCGGAGCGCCTCAGGAAAAAACGAGATTTTTGCCTAATTTTCATGCGGCTTATCAGCTAAATATTGACCAATTTGATTTTTCTGTCGGAGCTGGCTATGGTCATAGAGCGCCTTCTGTTTCTGAAGGTTACGGCTATTATATTTATAATAGTTTTGACCGTTACGATTATATCGGAGATCCGAATTTGAAAAATGAAATTTCGTATGAAGGAAATGCAAGTGCTGGTTTTAAAAATGAAAAATTCAGCCTTCAAGGAAAAATTAACTATTTCTACATTCAGAATTATATTATAGGTAGAATTTTGAGTATGGGAAGTCCGATGAATTACCAATCGGTTGGTGTAAAAGGATATACGTCATTAGATTATGCCACACTTTTGAATTTTTCTGTAAATGCAGGTTACGATATTTTGGAGCATTTACATTGGAAAGGAACTTTAATGTATGCACGCGGAATGGACAATTTAGGCGGAAATCTTCCTTTTATTCGTCCGTTGAGTTATCAGACTTCGCTTCATTTTATGCATAAGAATTTCGGAATCCAAACTTCTGTAAATGGTGATTTCGAACAAATTAATTACAGTCCAGAATATGGAGAAGATCTGACTTCGGCGTATACAATTTGGAATCTTTCTGCTGATTATTCTTTTAAAATCAATAAAGTAAAAACGACGGTTCAAGTTGGTGCAGAGAATTTATTAAATGAATATTACAGCACTTATGCCGACTGGGGAAATATTCCGAGAATGGGACGTAACATTTTTACTTCTTTAAAATTCACTTTATAA